One genomic segment of Natrialbaceae archaeon AArc-T1-2 includes these proteins:
- a CDS encoding translation initiation factor IF-2 subunit gamma: MAGNRQPEVNIGLVGHVDHGKTTLVQALSGSWTDQHSEEMKRGISIRLGYADATFRECPELDEPECYTVTEECPDGSESEPIRTVSFVDAPGHETLMATMLSGAAIMDGAVLVVSANEPVPQPQTEEHLMALDIIGIDNIVVAQNKVDLVDADQARRNYEQIQEFVEGTVAEDAPVVPISAGQNVNMDLLIGALEEEIPTPGRDPDVDPRMHVARSFDINKPGTTWEDLAGGVLGGSLAEGQLEVGDEIEIRPGREIDRGGQTEYEPIRTTVRSLQAGGTDVETATPGGLLGVGTALDPALTKGDALAGRLAGPADTLPPTWQQFTMDVDLLDRVVGTDGGGEIDEISTGEPLMMTIGTATTVGAVTSARENECEVNLKRPVCAEPGAKIAINRRIGARWRLIGVGTLKA; encoded by the coding sequence ATGGCAGGAAATCGACAACCGGAGGTGAACATCGGACTCGTCGGCCACGTCGACCACGGCAAGACGACGCTGGTGCAGGCACTTAGCGGGTCGTGGACGGACCAGCACTCAGAGGAGATGAAACGCGGCATCTCCATCCGGCTGGGCTACGCCGACGCGACGTTTCGGGAGTGCCCGGAGCTCGACGAGCCCGAGTGTTACACCGTAACGGAGGAGTGTCCGGACGGCAGCGAAAGTGAGCCGATCCGGACCGTCTCGTTCGTCGACGCCCCTGGTCACGAGACCCTGATGGCGACGATGCTGTCGGGGGCTGCGATCATGGACGGAGCCGTACTGGTCGTCAGTGCCAACGAGCCCGTCCCACAGCCCCAGACCGAGGAACACCTGATGGCGCTAGACATCATCGGGATCGACAACATCGTCGTCGCCCAGAACAAGGTCGACCTCGTCGACGCCGACCAGGCCCGACGGAACTACGAACAGATTCAGGAGTTCGTCGAGGGGACCGTCGCCGAAGATGCCCCCGTCGTCCCCATCTCGGCGGGTCAGAACGTCAACATGGACCTGCTCATCGGCGCGCTCGAGGAGGAGATCCCCACGCCCGGACGCGACCCCGACGTGGATCCGCGCATGCACGTCGCCCGGAGTTTCGACATCAACAAGCCCGGCACGACGTGGGAAGACCTCGCCGGCGGCGTCCTCGGGGGCAGCCTCGCCGAGGGCCAGCTCGAGGTCGGCGACGAGATCGAGATCCGGCCCGGCCGGGAGATCGACCGCGGTGGCCAGACCGAGTACGAGCCGATTCGGACGACCGTTCGCTCGCTGCAAGCCGGCGGGACGGACGTCGAGACGGCGACCCCCGGCGGGTTGCTCGGCGTCGGAACCGCACTCGATCCCGCGCTCACGAAAGGTGACGCGCTCGCGGGCCGGCTGGCGGGGCCGGCCGACACGCTGCCCCCGACCTGGCAGCAGTTTACGATGGACGTCGACCTGCTCGATCGCGTCGTCGGGACCGACGGTGGCGGGGAGATCGACGAGATCTCGACCGGCGAACCCCTGATGATGACGATCGGGACGGCGACGACCGTCGGCGCGGTTACGAGCGCTCGAGAGAACGAGTGTGAGGTCAATCTCAAACGACCCGTCTGTGCCGAGCCGGGCGCGAAGATTGCGATCAATCGCCGCATCGGTGCGCGCTG